In Drosophila nasuta strain 15112-1781.00 chromosome 2R, ASM2355853v1, whole genome shotgun sequence, a single genomic region encodes these proteins:
- the LOC132787049 gene encoding metallothionein-2-like encodes MPCKGCGNNCQCTSGKCGGNCAGNQQCQCASKPATTKCCQNKCC; translated from the exons atgccTTGCAAAGGATGTGGAAATA ATTGCCAGTGCACCTCAGGCAAATGTGGCGGTAACTGCGCCGGAAATCAGCAATGTCAATGCGCCAGCAAACCAGCCACCACGAAATGCTGTCAGAACAAATGCTGCTGA
- the LOC132784490 gene encoding uncharacterized protein LOC132784490, with product MNMSNLNDLRSYSRHWLTEFIEQYQEEECLWQPKHHDYSNHASRNKAYDKLVEKLKEVEPNPDRAMVVRKINSLRSAFRREFRKSSSKSDYETRLWYYDKLLFIADHKPKRHSNELAGKPKRELQLNFDDEDSMDFEEESHHTPQSQQHIETIVPAPSDEVEAEVAPTSNVVVSSQGATLSTISVTPADCVTLVKDESHAHQQAHHEDASEAHQRLVAQATAAQTSLAAAAAGGHAVKVLEITSLDSNSQREIQQAVNSLEHHQQQLQHLHHQANGHAQPVPTIQIGRDHYQPLFGNASTTAYTTATPTTTHRHEDEYDAIGVNVASKLRSINHTQRIIAEKLISDVLFNAQLDNLTVNSSLTQ from the exons ATGAATATGTCGAATTTGAACGACTTGCGATCCTATTCGCGACACTGGCTCACCGAGTTCATAGAGCAATACCAGGAGGAGGAGTGCTTGTGGCAGCCCAAGCATCATGACTACAGCAATCATGCGTCGCGAAACAAAGCATACGACAAACTGGtggaaaaactaaaagaagtCGAACCAAATCCAGATCGCGCCATGGTTGTGCGAAAGATAAATTCATTGAGATCGGCATTTCGACGCGAGTTCCGCAAATCGAGCAGCAAAAGTGACTACGAGACGCGTCTCTGGTACTACGACAAACTGTTGTTTATAGCCGATCACAAGCCAAAGCGCCATTCTAATGAATTGGCCGGCAAACCAAAACgtgaattgcaattgaattttgatgACGAAGACTCGATGGACTTTGAGGAGGAATCCCATCACACACCCCAATCCCAGCAACACATCGAGACAATTGTGCCCGCCCCCAGCGATGAAGTTGAAGCAGAAGTAGCGCCCACCAGCAATGTTGTTGTCAGCAGTCAGGGCGCGACATTAAGCACCATCTCAGTGACGCCCGCCGATTGTGTGACATTGGTCAAGGACGAGTCCCATGCACATCAGCAAGCGCATCACGAGGATGCCAGCGAGGCACATCAACGTCTTGTGGCACAGGCGACGGCAGCACAAACGTCGCTGGCAGCCGCCGCAGCAGGAGGACATGCTGTCAAGGTGCTGGAGATCACATCACTGGACTCGAATTCGCAGCGCGAGATACAACAG GCCGTCAACTCACTGGaacaccatcagcagcagctgcagcatctTCATCACCAGGCCAATGGACATGCGCAGCCAGTGCCCACGATTCAAATAGGACGTGATCATTACCAGCCACTCTTCGGCAATGCGTCGACCACAGCAtacacaacagcaacgccGACCACAACGCACCGCCATGAGGATGAATACGATGCGATCGGTGTGAATGTGGCGAGTAAATTGCGTTCGATCAATCACACACAACGCATAATTGCCGAGAAGCTCATCAGTGATGTGCTCTTCAATGCTCAGCTGGATAATCTCACCGTCAACTCGTCATTAACGCAAtaa
- the LOC132786222 gene encoding metallothionein-2-like, with amino-acid sequence MPCKGCGNNCQCTAGQCGGNCAGNQQCQCASKPASKCCQNK; translated from the exons ATGCCTTGCAAAGGATGCGGAAACA ACTGCCAGTGCACTGCCGGCCAATGTGGAGGTAACTGTGCCGGAAACCAGCAATGTCAATGTGCCAGCAAACCAGCCTCCAAGTGCTGTCAGAATAAATAG
- the LOC132784040 gene encoding LOW QUALITY PROTEIN: signal transducer and transcription activator (The sequence of the model RefSeq protein was modified relative to this genomic sequence to represent the inferred CDS: deleted 1 base in 1 codon) — MSSMSLWKRISSHADCEQRMAAYYNKKGLYDLRLCLAPWIEDRIMSEQITPNSTDQLEQVARRFNEDLQQKLLSTRASDQALKYRLVELCALIQRTPALELYTHLRSGLQKELQLATEKSVAVAAAGQSMPQNHYNMNNPVGMNGSYMDTGDMFGVPVPGTSPVNVGMSTNVMHNAPGNATPALMGMVPAKVELYDVHHRIVQGFNDFSACSEQLQGLKRSFTYIYNANNAPDAEAMYKRLIEEKANVVLRLRRSYLYYEGLHDLVLMELKNWRRQQALAGNGAQFSENMLDDIQRCFEMLETFVTHLLAAVLEALSLQIMKDDSDLTGLREQIQISQKNLVCSAFIVDKQPPQVMKTNTRFAASVRWLLGSQLGIHINAPTVECIIMSELQSQRFVSRGTHADVTTGSLAGQSSGEIQNCSSTMEYQQSNQVFSASFRNMQLKKIKRAEKKGTESVMDEKFALLFYATATVNNYQIRVWTLSLPVVVIVHGNQEPQSWATITWDNAFADIVRDPFVVTDRVTWCQLSVALNTKFGSCTQRALTAENLEFLYEKLQRDSSIAGERNEYISWNQFCKEPLPERTFTFWEWFFAIMKLTKDHLLSMWKAGRITGFINKVKAQDDLMRATTGIGTFLLRFSDSELGGVTIAYVNESGLVTMLSPWTARDFQILNLADRIRDLEMLRCLHPTDVNVQPLDRDLAFGDFYTQRPEPTPRGDGYVPSTIRVQVRTSGDTCSISGTPHHPMQSPPQDSMSMGNYSPRSGIMVDNVPSVATTFYNMDDSDSDDSIVARALESYVNSTTPDDPVVAQISDIVKYNGYDNGQTATWTTPNRQNYSVPSNFNQMVPY, encoded by the exons ATGAGCAGCATGAGTCTGTGGAAGCGCATCTCGAGCCATGCCGACTGTGAGCAGCGCATGGCTGCTTACTACAATAAGAAGGGTCTCTACGACCTGCGCCTCTGTTTGGCGCCTTGGATCGAAGACCGAATAAT GTCTGAGCAGATTACACCCAATTCAACAGATCAATTGGAGCAAGTGGCGCGCCGATTTAACGAGGATCTGCAACAGAAACTGCTATCGACACGTGCCAGCGATCAGGCGCTTAAATATCGACTGGTTGAACTCTGTGCGTTGATACAACGCACGCCCGCCCTCGAGCTCTACACGCATCTGCGCAGCGGCCTGCAAAAGGAGTTGCAGCTAGCCACCGAGAAGagcgttgccgttgccgccgCGGGCCAATCGATGCCGCAGAATCATTACAATATGAATAATCCTGTCGGTATGAATGGCAGCTACATGGACACCGGCGATATGTTCGGTGTCCCTGTCCCCGGCACCTCGCCCGTCAATGTCGGCATGTCCACGAACGTTATGCATAATGCTCCAGGCAATGCAACGCCCGCTTTAATGGGCATGGTGCCGGCAAAGGTGGAGCTTTATGATGTCCACCATCGCATTGTGCAGGGTTTCAATGATTTCTCCGCCTGCTCCGAGCAACTGCAGGGGCTGAAGCGCAgctttacatatatttacaatGCGAATAATGCTCCCGATGCTGAGGCAATGTACAAGCGTTTAATCGAGGAGAAGGCAAACGTTGTGTTACGACTGCGTCGCAGCTATTTGTATTATGAGGGACTGCACGATTTGGTCCTGATGGAGCTGAAGAACTGGCGTCGCCAACAGGCATTGGCCGGCAATGGAGCACAATTCAGCGAGAATATGCTCGATGATATCCAGCGTTGCTTTGAGATGCTCGAAACCTTTGTCACCCATCTGCTGGCCGCTGTGCTCGAAGCACTTAGCCTGCAAATAATGAAAGATGATTCCGACTTGACGGGGCTGCGGGAACAGATTCAGATCTCCCAAAAGAATCTGGTGTGCTCCGCCTTTATTGTGGACAAACAGCCGCCACAGGTGATGAAGACAAACACACGCTTTGCGGCCTCAGTGCGTTGGCTACTCGGCTCTCAGCTGGGCATACACATAAATGCGCCGACAGTCGAGTGCATCATAATGTCAG AATTGCAATCGCAACGTTTTGTAAGCCGAGGTACACACGCGGATGTCACAACCGGCAGCCTGGCAGGACAGTCATCGGGTGAAATACAGAATTGCTCCAGCACCATGGAGTATCAGCAGAGCAATCAAGTGTTCTCCGCCAGCTTTAGAAATATGCAGCTTAAGAAAATCAAGCGTGCCGAAAAGAAGGGCACCGAAAGCGTCATGGACGAGAAATTCgcattgttattttatgccACAGCCACAGTGAATAATTACCAGATACGCGTCTGGACATTGTCGCTGCCCGTGGTTGTCATTGTGCATGGCAATCAGGAGCCACAATCTTGGGCCACAATTACTTGGGATAATGCGTTTGCCGATATTGTGCGTGATCCGTTTGTTGTCACCGATCGCGTTACCTGGTGTCAATTATCCGTGGCACTCAACACCAAATTCGGCTCCTGCACACAGCGCGCTCTAACCGCGGAGAATTTGGAGTTCTTAT ATGAGAAGCTACAGCGTGATAGCAGCATTGCCGGTGAGCGCAATGAGTATATATCGTGGAATCAGTTCTGCAAGGAACCCCTGCCAGAGCGTACTTTCACCTTCTGGGAATGGTTCTTTGCCATCATGAAACTGACCAAAGATCACCTACTCTCCATGTGGAAGGCGGGACGTATTACAGGCTTCATCAACAAGGTTAAGGCACAGGATGATCTCATGCGTGCCACAACTGGCATTGGCACT TTTTTGCTGCGCTTCTCCGACAGTGAGTTGG GTGGCGTCACCATTGCATATGTGAACGAGAGTGGTTTGGTTACGATGCTGTCGCCATGGACCGCACGTGATTTCCAAATACTCAATCTGGCTGATCGTATTCGTGATCTGGAAATGCTGCGCTGCCTGCATCCAACTGACGTCAATGTCCAGCCATTGGATCGTGATCTCGCCTTTGGCGACTTTTATACGCAGCGTCCTG AACCAACGCCCCGCGGTGATGGCTATGTGCCCAGCACGATACGCGTGCAGGTGCGTACCAGTGGGGATACATGCTCCATCAGTGGCACACCTCATCATCCAATGCAGTCACCGCCCCAGGATAGCATGTCGATGGGAAA TTATTCACCACGTAGTGGCATCATGGTTGATAATGTACCAAGCGTCGCTACCACATTCTATAATATGGACGATTCTGATTCCGATGATAGCATTGTGGCGCGTGCGCTTGAGAGTTATGTGAACAGTACAACGCCCGATGATCCAGTTGTGGCTCAGATATCCGATATTGTCAAATACAATGGGTACGACAATGGGCAGACGGCAACGTGGACGACGCCCAATAGACAAAATTATTCAGTGCCATCAAACTTTAATCAAATGGTCCCCTATTAA
- the LOC132786987 gene encoding metallothionein-4-like, with translation MGCKECGTNCQCSATKCGDNCACNQECNCVCKNGPKDKCCSNKN, from the exons atgggtTGCAAAGAATGCGGAACTA ACTGCCAGTGCTCAGCCACCAAATGCGGCGACAACTGCGCCTGCAATCAGGAATGCAACTGCGTCTGCAAAAATGGACCCAAGGATAAATGCTGCtcaaacaaaaattga
- the LOC132784489 gene encoding LOW QUALITY PROTEIN: mitochondrial coenzyme A transporter SLC25A42 (The sequence of the model RefSeq protein was modified relative to this genomic sequence to represent the inferred CDS: deleted 1 base in 1 codon) has product MSRLIEKPNIAMSITTSTSTSGSQLSSSTAAGSANNVATTEDTAPEDEDGHSRMKTTANATAATDGSHNQSAKPAKMHNKFDEVIISLISGAAAGALAKTTIAPLDRTKINFQIRKDVPFSFRASLLYLRQTYVNEGVLALWRGNSATMARIVPYAAIQFTSHEQWRRILQVDQNGTNTKGRRFVAGSLAGITSQSLTYPLDLARARMAVTDRYTGYRTLRQVFAKIWVEEGPRTLFRGYWATVLGVIPYAGTSFFTYETLKREYHEIVGNNKPNALVSLGFGAAAGAAGQTASYPLDIVRRRMQTMRINPAATDRCPTILETLVKIYREEGVKNGFYKGLSMNWIKGPIAVGISFSTYDLIKAWLRELSHLKRGRVDN; this is encoded by the exons ATGAGCCGCCTTATAGAGAAGCCCAACATTGCCATGTCCAttacaacatcaacatcaacttCAGGTAGTCAATTATCCAGCTCAACTGCCGCTGGCTCAGCCAACAATGTGGCAACCACAGAAGACACAGCTCCAGAGGACGAGGATGGCCACAGCAGGATGAAGACCACAGCAAATGCCACCGCAGCCACCGATGGCAGTCACAATCAAAGCGCAAAGCCCGCAAAAA TGCACAACAAATTCGACGAGGTGATCATCAGTCTGATATCTGGCGCAGCGGCTGGCGCGTTGGCCAAGACGACAATTGCACCGCTGGATCGAAcgaaaatcaattttcaaatacGCAAAGATgtgccattttcatttcgggCATCGCTGCTCTATCTGCGTCAGACCTACGTCAATGAAGGTGTTCTCGCTCTGTGGCGTGGCAACTCAGCGACCATGGCACGCATTGTTCCCTATGCGGCCATTCAGTTTACCTCGCACGAGCAATGGCGACGCATCCTCCAAGTGGATCAAAATGGCACCAA CACAAAGGGACGGCGATTTGTGGCGGGTTCGTTGGCGGGCATTACGTCACAGTCGCTGACGTATCCGTTGGATTTGGCGCGTGCTCGGATGGCTGTGACGGATAGATACACGGGTTATCGCACGCTGCGACAGGTGTTTGCCAAAATCTGGGTGGAGGAGGGACCTCGAACGCTCTTTCGTGGCTATTGGGCCACAGTATTGGGTGTCATT CCCTATGCGGGCACCTCGTTCTTCACCTACGAAACGCTCAAGCGCGAATATCACG AAATTGTTGGCAATAACAAACCAAACGCTTTAGTCTCGCTGGGATTCGGTGCTGCGGCTGGCGCAGCAGGACAAACAGCGAGTTATCCTTTGGATATTGTGCGTCGACGTATGCAGACCATGCGAATTAATCCTGCGGCAACAGATCGCTGTCCTACAATTCTTGAAACACTCGTCAAAATATATCG TGAGGAGGGCGTCAAGAATGGTTTCTACAAGGGTCTGAGCATGAACTGGATTAAGGGTCCCATTGCTGTGGGCATTAGCTTCTCCACATACGATCTGATCAAGGCTTGGCTAAGAGAGTTGTCCCATTTGAAGCGTGGTCGGGTCGACAACTAG
- the LOC132784041 gene encoding metallothionein-4 — translation MGCKGCGNNCQCSATKCGDNCACSQQCNCVCKNGPKDKCCSNKN, via the exons ATGGGTTGCAAAGGTTGCGGAAATA ACTGCCAGTGCTCGGCCACCAAATGCGGCGACAACTGCGCCTGCAGTCAGCAATGCAACTGCGTCTGTAAAAATGGACCCAAGGACAAATGCTGCTCCAACAAAAATTAA
- the LOC132786889 gene encoding succinate--hydroxymethylglutarate CoA-transferase yields the protein MWIQRLRCSTAASITRQSLRSFAAASSSNNTNFDSGNHETTAVDDRHPLKGIRVLDLTRIVAGPYCTMVLGDLGAEVIKVERPHFGDEARKWGPPFLQHSGDAAYFLAQNRNKQSVCIDVKRGQKIMHELIERCDVLVENYVPGTLDRYQLGYEQVRQVNPQLIYCTISGYGSVGPYAKRPGYDVIASSMGGLLHITGQRDGPPSKVGVAVTDIATGLYAHGAILAALLQRQRTQRGQKIDVDLLSTCASLLINVGSNYLNAGTEAKRWGTAHSSIVPYQSFKTVDGYLTVGAGSDAQFVELCQRLKIDEVPQNDKFKTNKDRVKNREELVELLSKILSKDTSKNWMNHFEGASFVVGPVNSIREVFDDEHIKAIGLVKTLPHAKDESVKVVGPPVVYSEARNDARTAPPMLGEHTDEVLSKLLGYDADKIASLREQRIIQ from the coding sequence ATGTGGATACAGCGTTTGCGATGCTCGACGGCTGCGTCGATCACTCGTCAAAGCTTAAGAAGCTTTgcagcagcgagcagcagcaataatacaaattttgataGCGGCAATCATGAGACAACAGCTGTGGATGATCGACATCCGTTGAAGGGCATTCGCGTATTGGATTTGACCCGCATCGTTGCCGGCCCTTATTGCACCATGGTGCTGGGCGATTTGGGTGCGGAGGTGATCAAAGTGGAGCGTCCGCATTTCGGAGACGAGGCACGCAAATGGGGACCGCCATTTCTCCAGCACAGTGGGGATGCTGCCTATTTTCTCGCTCAGAATCGCAACAAGCAAAGCGTTTGCATTGACGTGAAGCGTGGTCAGAAAATCATGCACGAACTGATCGAACGTTGTGATGTACTTGTGGAGAACTACGTGCCTGGCACCTTAGATCGCTATCAGCTGGGCTATGAGCAAGTGCGTCAGGTTAATCCTCAGCTCATCTATTGCACTATAAGTGGCTACGGTTCGGTGGGACCTTATGCCAAGCGACCCGGCTACGATGTGATCGCTTCGTCCATGGGCGGACTTTTGCACATCACGGGCCAGCGCGATGGACCGCCCAgcaaagtgggcgtggccgtCACGGATATAGCCACCGGATTGTATGCGCATGGCGCGATTTTGGCCGCTTTACTGCAACGTCAACGCACTCAGCGGGGTCAAAAGATCGATGTCGATCTGTTGTCCACTTGCGCATCGCTTCTGATCAATGTTGGGAGTAATTATTTGAATGCGGGCACCGAGGCAAAGCGTTGGGGCACAGCTCACTCCAGCATTGTGCCGTATCAGAGCTTCAAGACTGTGGACGGTTATTTAACTGTGGGAGCTGGCAGCGATGCTCAGTTTGTGGAGCTTTGTCAGCGACTCAAGATCGATGAGGTTCCGCAGAATGACAAATTCAAAACGAACAAGGATCGTGTGAAAAATCGTGAAGAACTTGTCGAGTTGCTATCGAAAATACTATCAAAAGATACTTCGAAAAACTGGATGAATCATTTTGAGGGCGCATCCTTTGTGGTGGGTCCTGTGAACAGCATTCGCGAAGTGTTCGACGATGAGCATATCAAAGCTATTGGCCTGGTCAAAACGTTGCCTCACGCCAAGGACGAAAGTGTCAAGGTTGTTGGTCCACCTGTTGTCTACAGTGAAGCTCGCAATGATGCACGCACTGCGCCTCCCATGTTGGGTGAGCACACGGATGAAGTGCTAAGCAAACTGTTGGGTTATGATGCTGACAAAATCGCCAGTCTACGCGAACAGCGCATTATTCagtaa
- the LOC132784491 gene encoding uncharacterized protein LOC132784491, whose protein sequence is MPVPKKQSFLSRNLVAVVMIPSLIGIHYGWKVLQDNRKLVTVEEQIDLPPITLAKYVWKRLTTNEAEK, encoded by the exons ATGCCGGTACCCAAAAAACAATCGTTTTTATCTCGAAATCTGGTCGCAGTGGTGATGATACCTAGTTTAATTGGCATACACTACGGCTGGAAAGTATTACAGGACAATCGCAAACTAGTCACAGTCGAGGAACAAATTGATTTGCCTCCAATCACG TTGGCCAAATATGTGTGGAAAAGACTGACGACAAATGAAGCTGAAAAATGA
- the LOC132784043 gene encoding metallothionein-2-like, translating into MPCKGCGNNCQCTAGQCGGNCAGNQQCQCASKPASKCCQNK; encoded by the exons ATGCCTTGCAAAGGATGCGGAAACA acTGCCAGTGCACTGCCGGCCAATGTGGAGGTAACTGTGCCGGAAACCAGCAATGTCAATGCGCCAGCAAACCAGCCTCCAAGTGCTGCCAGAATAAATAG